Genomic segment of Geminocystis herdmanii PCC 6308:
ATAACGAAAATAGTTACCTTAAATCAAATTAAATTCTTAAAATTATGAACTTTTTAGTGTTATCAAATCTTCTAGCAAGTATTCCTCAAACGGTAGAGTGGAATTTTAATGTAGCTTTAGTGATGATTTCAGCGAACTTATTAGCAGTATTTATTGGGCGTTTCGCTATCCAACAAACTGGAATTGGTCCTGATTTACCCGTAGGAAAACCTGCATTATGGAAAAGATTTGGACTCCCTGAATTATTGGCTACCCTTAGTTTTGGGCATATTTTGGGTGCTGGTTTTGTCTTAGGCTTATCCAACGCAGGATTATTATAGGCTTTGCCTCATAGTCGAATGATGAAGATAGGAGAGAACCTCAGTGAATCATAAAGAAAATGATGAAAACTAGACAGGTGGACAAGTGGACAAGTGGACAGGGAGAAAAATTCTTAATATTTGATGTACTTTTGAGAGAATTTTATTCATTCACAAGAAATACAATCTTCCTGTCTGCCTGTCTGCCTGTCTTCCAAGTCAGCCCTCATCTATTTTTATAGTTCACTCGGGTGAGAGAGGATTTAGGAGACAGGAGATAGGATAAATAAAGGTTTTTAGGGGATAAATAATACACACAATTCCCGTAGAGACGTAAAATTTTACACCTCTACAATGATTTCATCTTCTCAAAATTTAATTAAAAACCCCTACTTGATAAATAACATCTCTTGATAGGTGGGCAAAGGCCATAATTCATCGGCAATTTCCGCTTCTAAACCATCGGCATATTTGCGCACTTCATCCATTAACGATCGAATGGTTTGAGCATAATATTGAAGATGATCTTCCACGCTGTCAAAATCATGTTTACTTAGGGCATGACTTAATTTATAAACTTCCGCCATCATCGCATCAGCTAATTCAGCTACTTTTTTCACTGGAGTTACATCAACTTCAATACCCATATTTTTGAGAATGACAATAGTACCGCTTAAATTCGATAAATATTTCATCGCCGCAGGATAAATAGTCGTTTTTGCGATACTAATCACTAATTTAGCTTCTACTTCGATCGACAATAAATATTGTTCCGCATAAACTTCAAAACGACTTTCTAATTCTACGGGAGAAAGTACACCAGTTCTCTCAAATAATTCCTCAATATATTTTTCTTTTAAAACAGGTAAAGCATCAGCAGTGGTAGGTAAATTAGCTAAACCTCTTTCTTCCACCGCCATTTCATGCCATTCGGAAGAATAACCATTGCCCCCAAAAACCACGTTACCGTGTTTTTCCATGATTTCTTTGAGGACTTTTTGAATAGCAGTATTTAACTCTGTACCTTTTTCCAATTCAGATTCTAACTGTTCTGCAATCCAGTTTAAGGAGTCCGCTAAAATGGTATTCATAGCCACAAGAGGACCTGCTACAGATTGCCCTGAACCTACCGCACGAAACTCGAAACGATTACCTGTAAAGGCAAAGGGAGATGTACGATTTCTGTCACCCGGATCCATGGGAATCTCTGGTAAAGTATCCACACCAATATTCATAGTTTCAGCTTTTTTGCAACTTTTAACTTCACCGTTGCGGATTTGCTCAAAAACGTCCTCTAATTGTGAACCTAAATACACGGACATAATGGCAGGGGGAGCTTCGTTTGCCCCTAAACGGTGATCATTACTTGCTGTTGCTACGACTGCGCGCAAAAGGGGTCCGTATTTATGGGCGCCTCGAATTACTGCTCCACAGAAAACTAAAAATTGAGCGTTGGCGTGAGGAGTATCACCCGGGTCTAGTAAGTTACCTTGTGTAGCATTACCTACCGACCAGTTAACGTGTTTTCCTGAACCGTTAATACCTGCAAAGGGTTTTTCATGGAGTAAACAGATAAAACCATGTTTTTTTGCCATTTTGCGTAAAATGGTCATGGTTAACTGTTGATGATCTGTTGCTACGTTTGCTGCTTCAAAGAAGGGAGCTAATTCAAATTGTCCGGGAGCAACTTCATTATGGCGAGTTTTGGCAGGAATTCCTAAGCGATACATGGATTCTTCCACATCCTGCATGAACACTTGTACTCTTTCAGGAATTGCTCCGAAGTAGTGATCATCAAATTCTTGTCCTTTAGCGGAGGGTTTACCAAATAAGGTTCTTCCTGCTAATAATAAATCTGGGCGACTATGAGCAAAATTGGCATCTACTAAGAAGTATTCTTGTTCTGCTCCACAACTGGAGTTAACGGGAGCTATCTCTTTATGTCCTAATAATTTTAAGACTTTACGAGCCGCTTTATTCATAGCTGCATTCGATCGAAGTAGGGGAGTTTTCTTATCTAGGGCTTCTCCTGTCCAAGAAACAAATACCGTAGGGATACAAAGGGTTACGCCATTATCAGTTTCCATAACATAGGCTGGGCTGGTGACATCCCATGCCGTATAGCCTCTGGCTTCAAAGGTCGATCGAATCCCCCCATTAGGAAAAGATGAGCCATCGGGTTCGCCTTTTACCAATACTTTACCTGCAAACTCAGAAATAACCGAACCGTCACCCTGTACGGAGACAAAACCGTCATGTTTTTCTGCTGTAGAGTTAGTAAGAGGATAGAAAACGTGGGCGTAGTAAAGGGCTTTTTTGGAAATTGCCCAGTCTCTCATGGCTGTTGCTACCACATCGGCAATAGACACATCAAGAGGTTCACCTGTTTGAATGGTTTTTTTCAGAGATTTGAAAATATCTTTAGGGAGACACTCTTGCATCTTGCTAAGAGTAAAAACATCTTTTGCCCACATATCCTCTAACCGTTTGGGAGTGTTAAAGGGCTTGATTTCTCTATTGGTAATTTGGTTAATGGCTTGAACCCGTGAATTATTTCCGCTCATAGTTACTTTTTTAAAGATAATCTTTAATTGTAATTACTTAAGGGTTTTTTAAAAGTCCACAAAGAACAATTTTCTCCCAATTTATTCGTGAGCTAGTTTGCATCTAAGTAGAGTTTGATACGAAAATATTGGATAAGGGAAGGTTTCAGTTAGTAGATTTTAGGTTTAATTTAATTGATGATTATTTAATTTAATGATTTGTGTATCAGGAAATTTGAGAATAAGTTCCCATTCTCCTCCTAATTCAGTTATCATACGGGTTAAATTTTCTAGGGTAAGATGTTGTTTTAAATCAGCCGATTTTTTTGAAAAATAGGAGTATTCATTTTCACTTTCTATAATGTTTTCCGAAGAAATTTCTAGTCGTTGACGAAGCTCGTCAATGATTTGCATTTCTTGTAACAATTCTTGAGTTTTAGCTTCAATTTTTGCTCGTCTTTCAGGTGACAGTTTATTCATTTCATCATCAAAACTAATCATTGATTTTCCTCCGTAGACTTTTCAGCAAACCCTACTTAATACCTCAGTTCGACATAAAGAAAATGATGAAAACTAGACAGGTAGACAAGTGGACAAGTGGACAGGTAGAAAAATTCCCAATATTTGTGGGTTTTAAAAATAATTTTATTGACTCAAAAAAACACAATCCTCCTGTCTGCCTGTCTGCCTGTCTTCCAAGTCAGTCCTCACCTATTTTTATATCGAACTCAGGTACTTAATAGACTTCTCCAAAAAAGATTTTTTATTGGCTCGTAGTAAGGGCTTCAGCCCTCATTTTAGCAATTAATGGAGATGTCTAATAGTTTCTGCCTCGCCATTGACGGGGTTTTTGCGTAGCTGATAAAAAGATTCTTACTACTGCGAAAATATCGGCGGTAGGGGAGAGTAAAAAGAATAATTCCCTCGGTGATTTCGTAAATTGATAGGAAGGGGCGATCGCACCTAATAAGGCAAAACGGATTAATAGTAAAATACAATTAAGGATATATAACAAGTAAAAACTGAGAAAATCTAACTGAGAACAGAAGAAAAAGCCTATAAGCACGATCGAAAAGGGTAAAGCCTGAATTAAAGCTAAAAAGCCACATTCTGCCCATAACTGAGCTTTTGAACCTGCATCCTTGAGATCGATCGATCTTCCCCATTCACGCCAAGTTTCTTCTAAACCCTCATACATTCTCACTTTGATCACTTTTGCACCATCAGCAAAACCCACCTTATAACCTAAACTGGCGATATAACGAGCCAAAGTCACATCATCACAAAAAGAATTAGAAGCAAAACTATAACCGTCTATAGCTTCTAAAACCTTGCGTTTAATTAAAAAACATTGTCCATTCGCCATCACCGTTTCCGCACTTTTTGCATCGACTCCTGACGACTCAAAACGATAAAGCAAAGTCATTAACAAAGCAGGTTGTAACCACCATTCTCCAGCACCCTTGAGAATAAATTGAGGAGAAAGAGACACCACATCATAATTATGTGCATTCGCAAAATTTATCAAACTGGGAATTAAGCCTTTTTGGGGTTGAGTATCTGCATCTATGCCTAAAATCCATTCACTGGTTTCTGAACTATTTAAAAATCCATTATGTAATGCCCAAGGTCTGCCCACCCAATTATTAGATAAGGGGGGATCGGTGACAAGACGAATACGAGGATCAGTTTTTGAGGCTTCTATTACTTTATCTCTTGTACCATCTTGGGAGTTACTATCGACAATAATAATTTCTTTGACTTCGTAACTTTGACGGGTAATGCCTTCTAGCATTTTATCAATTCGATCGACCTCATTGAGAGTGGGTACAATCACACTAACTTTAGCTAACAAAGAAGGATCAGCAGATTCAGGTTTTAAAGGAGGAAATCGAGTTGCCCCCCTAAATAATCGACTCAGAAGAATAAAAAAACAAACACTTTGAAAGAGTAATAAAACGAAACAAATAATCGCATTGGTTATCATTGCGTAAAAAAAGACTAATTTTAAGTCAATTTTAAACTTAAATCTTCAAAACAAGCAAAAAAAACCCGTCTTCTAAGAGACAGGATTAACTGAGTTATTGATTGTAATGGACGCAAACCTTAATGGACGCAAACCTTAATGGACGCAAACCTTAATGGACGCAAACTTTAATGGACGCAAACTTTAATGGACGCAAACTTTAATGGACGCAAACTTTAATGGACGCAAACCTTGCGTCCCTACAACCTAACTGCTTTTGTAACTATAATTCAATGCCAGAACTAACTTCTCCAACGCTAGAGCCAAAGCCTCCAGCAAGAATGTCAGCTTCTTTGACAAATCCGCTATAGGCTTCCATACCGTGTTCGGAAATGTCTAAACCTTTCACTTCTTCCTCAACATGAACTCTAATACCTACAGTAGCTTTGAGAGCATACCAAAAGATAGTGCTAACAACAACAGTAAAACCACCCACGGTTAAAACACCGATTAATTGGGTGAAGAAACTATGACCATTTACACTAAAAATACCTACGGCTAAAGTTCCCCAAATACCACAGACTAAGTGAACAGAAGTTGCACCAACAGGATCATCAATTTTTAAAACTTTATCAAAAAATCCTACGGCAAAAACCACAATGACACCAGCAATAGCACCAATAATAATAGCACCGAAATAAGTTACATCAGCACAACCTGCGGTGATACCCACTAAACCAGCTAAAACACCGTTAATAATCATGGATAAGTCTGGTTTACCATCCTTTGCCCAAGATGTCGCAGTAGCTGTAATACTACCTGCCGCTGCGGCTAAGTTGGTAGTAAGAGCAATATAGGGTACGTTTGCAGTAGCAGCTAACTCAGAACCGGGGTTAAAACCAAACCAGCCAATCCAAAGGATTAAACATCCTAAAGTCGCAATACTCATATTATGACCGGGTATAGCATTTACTTTACCATCGCTGGAATATTTACCTTGA
This window contains:
- the psaK gene encoding photosystem I reaction center subunit PsaK; the encoded protein is MNFLVLSNLLASIPQTVEWNFNVALVMISANLLAVFIGRFAIQQTGIGPDLPVGKPALWKRFGLPELLATLSFGHILGAGFVLGLSNAGLL
- a CDS encoding glutamine synthetase III family protein; this encodes MSGNNSRVQAINQITNREIKPFNTPKRLEDMWAKDVFTLSKMQECLPKDIFKSLKKTIQTGEPLDVSIADVVATAMRDWAISKKALYYAHVFYPLTNSTAEKHDGFVSVQGDGSVISEFAGKVLVKGEPDGSSFPNGGIRSTFEARGYTAWDVTSPAYVMETDNGVTLCIPTVFVSWTGEALDKKTPLLRSNAAMNKAARKVLKLLGHKEIAPVNSSCGAEQEYFLVDANFAHSRPDLLLAGRTLFGKPSAKGQEFDDHYFGAIPERVQVFMQDVEESMYRLGIPAKTRHNEVAPGQFELAPFFEAANVATDHQQLTMTILRKMAKKHGFICLLHEKPFAGINGSGKHVNWSVGNATQGNLLDPGDTPHANAQFLVFCGAVIRGAHKYGPLLRAVVATASNDHRLGANEAPPAIMSVYLGSQLEDVFEQIRNGEVKSCKKAETMNIGVDTLPEIPMDPGDRNRTSPFAFTGNRFEFRAVGSGQSVAGPLVAMNTILADSLNWIAEQLESELEKGTELNTAIQKVLKEIMEKHGNVVFGGNGYSSEWHEMAVEERGLANLPTTADALPVLKEKYIEELFERTGVLSPVELESRFEVYAEQYLLSIEVEAKLVISIAKTTIYPAAMKYLSNLSGTIVILKNMGIEVDVTPVKKVAELADAMMAEVYKLSHALSKHDFDSVEDHLQYYAQTIRSLMDEVRKYADGLEAEIADELWPLPTYQEMLFIK
- the cruG gene encoding 2'-O-glycosyltransferase CruG, producing the protein MITNAIICFVLLLFQSVCFFILLSRLFRGATRFPPLKPESADPSLLAKVSVIVPTLNEVDRIDKMLEGITRQSYEVKEIIIVDSNSQDGTRDKVIEASKTDPRIRLVTDPPLSNNWVGRPWALHNGFLNSSETSEWILGIDADTQPQKGLIPSLINFANAHNYDVVSLSPQFILKGAGEWWLQPALLMTLLYRFESSGVDAKSAETVMANGQCFLIKRKVLEAIDGYSFASNSFCDDVTLARYIASLGYKVGFADGAKVIKVRMYEGLEETWREWGRSIDLKDAGSKAQLWAECGFLALIQALPFSIVLIGFFFCSQLDFLSFYLLYILNCILLLIRFALLGAIAPSYQFTKSPRELFFLLSPTADIFAVVRIFLSATQKPRQWRGRNY